The region agcaagcccaaggccagaaaaaacgcatccacatcgcgtaacgcaggatcccctgctggcaatgagaaggcccaatcttgagggtcacccctgagcaaggaaatcacaatcctaacctgctgagcagggtctccagctgaacgagacttcagggacaaataaagcttacaattatttcggaaattctggaagctagctctattccctgtgaagaactccggcaaaggaattctcggctcagataccggagcatgtaccacaaaatcttgtaaattttgtactttcgtgatgagattattcaaacccgcagttacactctggagatccattattgtcaggtgcacacagagcatacagagattaggaggagagagagaaaaaagactgcagcaaggcagactggaggaaaaaaaaaaaaaaaaaaattccagcagacttcttataactctcctttctcaacctgggtcttaacactttatgggccggtcaaactgtcatgatctctgcaagcagagatcatagcaagcctatagagggacaagctctcggaagatggaactatactgaccatgaactaagcctgccgcgcaactagaaatagccaggtagcatttcctatttatcgctagatgcccagctctggcctaagacctaaatagctagcagagggaaatataagacctggctcacctctagagaaatattccaaagaagacagtagccccccacatataatgacggtgagttcagatgaaactacaaacgcagcaggaaaatagtcttagcaaatttgaggtccgcttactagatagcagaagacagatagtatactttcatggtcagcagaaaaacactaacaaaacaccatccagagattaccttaaactctggcattaactcataacgccagagtagcaatccctgatcaacgagagctttccagacacagtaacaaaacttcagctgtgaactggaacaaataggcaaaacaaaacatggacaaaagtccaacttatctagtagttgtctagaagcaggaacaagcactgagaggcatcagataacattgttgaccggcaagaaaccaccagagaaatgagcttaaatagcgacacccactactgatggaaccaggtgaaacaggaaagaggatgacaagtccaattccacaagcggccaccgggggagcccagaatccaaattcacaacagatgaccttGTGACCCTTATGGAAAGATACTTGGCCAAGGAGAACTCCCTGAACAATCAAGGGAGCCTGAGGTCACATTTCTGGGAGACCCAAAAAAGGGTCCCAAGCCAACATTACGGATGTCAAGGTAGCAGGAAATTTGTCACCTTCCCAAAGACAATACAGCCGGGAATCGGTATCCAAAAATAGGGGCAAGGTCTTGAAGTTACCATGTCACAAACATGATTCTCCCAATCGGTTCAATTTAAAGCACTGTAGAATTCCTGAAGAAGCCCACCGGGGGGGGAAGTCTCAGAAGAGGCAATACAAAAATGGCCACACACCCTCACAAAATCACTTTTGGTAAAGTGGTCCCTTGTACGCACTGGGGGGATGGTAGATGGTGCCCAGCCCTTGGCTTTGGGAAGAGGGGTAGGGTATGTAGAAAtgccaggtaggctagggttaaatcctagctctgaAGGCTTTGATTAGTACACCTGCATCTGCATATAATCAGGCTAAGTGTTCATGTGAGTCAGTCAGCTCAAGGACGTTGACAAGACTAGATGTGTCTTGCAGCTAAAAAGTGAGACAAAATTATAATCCCTCTCTGAAAAGAGTCTGCACAGGCCATGTGCAGAGAACCACAAGTATTATCTCTGGGCGCTGGTTGGGAGCCTTAAGAACAGTCTCCTACCTCCCGGCATCTACTgcccttcttttgattagccagactGGCATTATGTCACTCGTGCATCCCATCACAATCATGACATTGTGCCAGGCTGGCTAGTCAAAAGAGGAACTGCAGATGCTGGCAAGTAGGAGGTGATTCTTACAGCTCTGAACCAGTGGACAGAGATTTAGGACCTGGCTGTCATCCTGCCAATTGATTTCCACCAACTCTATAtatagtgaggcagtgactggtgttacatgtgagggtcgctgTATGTTCTACCCAGTATGCACACAGAGGCAtactgaggccatgagagtgcactgcagtcacaggcgtagctgtggttgcaatgcaggctAAAGTGAGTATAGGTTTTGGACATGttggttgtccaaggcagatttaagaaaacctgctttgGGTTtgttgtgttttgaaacagactgcaggatggtagtcgtgcagttTGTGTCATttatccgggttttccatgtggctgaaggccacaggttgcttgtaaaaacccctgaagcagagggttgggtgtgtcaggttcagagtcagtgtcagtgtggtgttggcaggagtacagagcaggaggtggtccacctgtgtgaggcaacacaggccagtGGAGCCAAACGGCCAAGGCAGCTGAAAGCCTGGCAGcccgcagcgtacacagcggtgaagtcgcccatggtaactggtctcaggaggtggactggcgtgtttagtgactgtaaactggaggatattgttcctggctgtgatccggaggatatcgtgtactgtgtaatgctgtgagtagAACATTAACACGGCGGTGCAGTAGCCCACGGCAAACAGTCCGAGGTGGACTGGCACGTTTAGTgaatgtaatccagaggatatgtgcctGGCTGCGAACAGGAGATGGACTGTCTtgttcctggctgcgatccggaaGTGGACTGCCCTGTTTCCCAGCTGCGAAccggaggatattgtgtgctgtgttttttgagttgaacattaaagagacgttttgctttgaactttgctaggtcactgcctcatcactgcatagagTGCTACCACcgcactactatatatatatatatatatatatatatatatatatatatatacacaaacacacatatatatatttatataggctATATTTAATTAagcatgcagtttgtattgtgaaacctGGTAAGAGACTAGCTTATCAGAAACATCCGCTTCTTTCTCCACTTGTAAGCCACTTCTTCTCCCACCTCTATTTCCTTCAGAACTCATTATTCAAGAGGGGAGTAAGCTCAAATCCATTTTGATCAAAGCAAGACGGACTAACAGATCACTGAAGTATCAGGTTACAGAGCCTATTAAACTATAAGGAGAGGGAAGGGGGAAACAGGAGTGAGGAGCTGGAACACTGACAAAGGGCAACAAAAGAGATCCATGCTGCATCTTCTGGCAAGTGATCTATCTAACCCCAGAGCAGGAGTCACAGCTACGCAGCTTAGTACTGCTTTTAATATCCTCCATGATTCTGCTTTTGTTTGTTTGCTACACAGAGAAAGATGAGTAAGAGTCCTTCATCTCTGTATGTGCTTTGTAtgtgagacatcatagcagcttgtCTCCACACCCTTGCTACAAGGCAACTGATTATTAGCAATGGAGCCTGCAGTGGGGAAAACTGGCAAAAAATGCAGAATATAAGCAGGGCGTGTGATGTAAGGGTTcacgagtgactgcagacttgtagcttaagaccagaCAACCACGTTAAGCATGAGGGCAGTAGGGGTAGGAATTTACAGAATGAGGATAGTTTAGAATAAGAACATTGCATCATGTCTCAACTCAAGGTGACTGCATTTATGATGCACTTAGGTAATGTGTTACCAAAACGATCAATTTCTTGCTGACAGCAAAGTCCGATCAACCGGTCCTACCTGAAAGCTTAAGTGAACTTTGGATCTATGACTACTGCTCCAAACAGCCTGCCCTGTTCGTGTCACTGTGAGCGTGGAGGTGCCACCATTGATTTGGCGACACAATCTGGTCCCACCTGTGTCCCTGACTTCCTGCTCTCCCCCATAACTGTATCCAGGGGTAATATTTATCATGACCTCGTGCGGTAATTTCTGTAATAGCCATCTCCAACTTTTGCTTTAAATAAGTAGTGTGCAAATTATATTTTGCAGTACACTTGTTAGTCATTTATTGGATATTGTGAGTTGTAGTTACTGAGctcctgcaaatgcaacataagaaTATGGTATAACCACCGGCACAGCTAGGTGGGAGAAACATGCAATTCTGCCTTATGTGGAGTACTTACATACAGAGCTATGGCAGGTAACGTAAGGACAATAGGGGTCCCGAGTACCCCGCTTGGATGCAATGCCATTAGCTCCTGAATGCTGCAGCTTTCTCCTTCAGCCCCATAGGCAATAGACAAAGTGTTATACtttccccccacaaataatgagcgGACCGCAGCACATATGCGAAACCACCACTCCGTTCAAATTGGGGGGGACACAGGACCCCTGTTCTCAGTATAGCTCAGTATCTAAGCACATTTATCGCCCAGGTGCTGGAGGTTTCTCATCTAATGTGAATGGCTGCCTAAACCTTCTAAGTGTGGAAGACAAGGAGACACCACTTAAGGGGCTCGTACACCTTTGGTAATTGTCAGCTgaatgtttttttctgatgacagtAATTTTTCTGGACTCCCCTGTACACTCACAAGCTCCACTCGATCATGCTTACAtgagttcttaaagggaatctgtcaccaggaattCCCCCCCAAAACTATTCATATGCGCATGTAGCTTTTTCAAtaacaagtccagcaatatctttatATGGCCAGCTTGTTCCTTCGTAAATGAGAAATCAGAGTTTGAACTGATagtcaaatgaggctgaagagctatggtagatctgaagcctctgtcactacagttctattccccacccagcgacGCTTCGTCCATCTGCTCGACTGATGGCTCCTTTGCCgttaagtcacacagcatagatgcTGTCAGTCCAGCAGGAAGTGGCAGAGCTAGGCGGGGAATagatctggagtgacagaggcttcagatctaccatagctcttcagcattatttgcatatcaattcaaacactaatTTCTCGGTGATGGAGGAACAGACTGGtcttgtaaaggtattgctggacttgccgATATTTGGTTATTCAGACTACTTTATGTGTATGTGCACCTCTAGCACAATAAGGCAATAGAAAGCTCGGCAACAATGTGATGGCTGGGGTCTTACCTCTGGAAGCTTGCTGCCTGGTATACTCGGAAAGTCATGATGTTCCATGTGGTAGCCAACATTGAAGGTTAACAGGTTAAGCGGTCCGTAATAAGAATAGGTTTCATAACCCTTTAAAAACATATAGTGTTCAGCAATAAAATGTCCAGATATTGGATGAAAACCCATGGACAGGATGGATCCACCTAGTAAGTAGACAATAGGCTTCAAGCCCCACAAGGAATATATAACCAAGTCAAAGGAGAACTGAACAACTGAATTGATGATTTCCATGTGTGTGATGGGTTTAGGATTGATGTATAGTGGGCGGAGGACGTAGAGGAGAGGTTGTAAGATGATCCAAATTATCTTGCGTGTCGGAGTGCAGAAAAAGTTCCCCTCAAAATCTGTTGGTATATCCACGTCCAGGCCATCTCCCCCGAGATACCGGTGGTGGTCAATGTGGTATTTCTTGAAGGATGTTGAGTAGGGCACTGCGATCGGGAGGTTAGCAAACATTCCAAAAAATCTATTCCATCGTGCCGACTTGTTACCAAAAGCAACATTGTGAGAAATGTCATGGATGGCAAGAGTCAATGAATGATTGATCACACCTCCAAATGCGTAGGACCAGAAGAAGAGCCACTTCCAAGAGAGATCACGGACGAGATAACAGCAGAGAATCTGAACAAGTACCATGCACGAGACGGTCCATTTCAACTGTGGGTCTGGTCCCATCAAATTCTTGATCTGTGGGTATTTAgctgaataaagaaaaaaataaattgtatgAGGTGACAATAAAATGGGTATTCAGAGGGCGACCTTAGCACCCAACTTCAGCAACTTACTGTACATTGAATCTAACAATCTTGGCCAAATCCAGACATCAGCCAATACTGACATTTGTATGGTATAATCAACTAAAACACTTACACCATCTCTATTAGGCCTCACTCAGACATCTGTTTTTAGGTACATGGT is a window of Ranitomeya variabilis isolate aRanVar5 chromosome 2, aRanVar5.hap1, whole genome shotgun sequence DNA encoding:
- the LOC143805792 gene encoding sphingolipid delta(4)-desaturase/C4-monooxygenase DES2-like is translated as MGNKVVRDNFEWVYTDQPHSDRRKEILAKYPQIKNLMGPDPQLKWTVSCMVLVQILCCYLVRDLSWKWLFFWSYAFGGVINHSLTLAIHDISHNVAFGNKSARWNRFFGMFANLPIAVPYSTSFKKYHIDHHRYLGGDGLDVDIPTDFEGNFFCTPTRKIIWIILQPLLYVLRPLYINPKPITHMEIINSVVQFSFDLVIYSLWGLKPIVYLLGGSILSMGFHPISGHFIAEHYMFLKGYETYSYYGPLNLLTFNVGYHMEHHDFPSIPGSKLPEVRRIAAEYYDTLPYHTSWGRVLWDFIFCKELGPFSRVKRECELAKKD